CATATCCATTGATGTTAAAGCATCTGATAACAAAGTCTGCAAGAAAAGACCACTTCCAAAGGGGAAATTAACACAACTAAAGTATGtacatcccccccaaaaaacacacgCTATTATTACATTTCTTTGTTGCTTTTTGTTGTTTCCGATATTTTCAAGCTCAAGTTTGTTTGTGCTGAGGTAACTCTTGGTTCTTTACTTGTGTTCCAGTCGTAGCAGCTGCTCTTTACCATTGATGGTTAGTGACCTCAGCTGGCCGTCCTCCTCCACTTCAACACGTTCTTGACCATTTTCTACGATCCTGAAAAAGGCCAGCATACCAGATGTTTGTACACGTGGCATAGATATTGTTGGTATTCATGTGATCATtttttatactgtacataaccAAATTAATCAGACGATAGCCCTTTTCAAGCCAGGATCTACTTTGCCATTTATCCACTGATGCATATGATTTACTCCTGCGTTAGATTATGCACTTTCAGTTTTTAATTTATATACTTCTATTTTTCACCTATTTGGTCATGAGGTTCATGCTGACTCAGCTAAGCTGCAAGTGAGCAAAGCAGTCTGTTGTGTCAATTGAAATAGTAAGAAATAGTGATTGCTATGACGCACTCTTACAGTAAGTGCTGCAAATGTGATGCTCCTAATAGCCAAATGTGTGGAAAGAATGCTGATATAAAGTTTTTAAAGGCATAAtgctataaaaaatatttgtgaTATCTATTTGTGATATCTGACACTAATGTTGTTGCCTCACTAGCAAAGAAGTATCATATGACATACAGCCTGATCATACGATGACACACTTCTATTATCTCTGATATGTTGAACTTTTGTACAGAACAGAATATATTAGATTACTGAACGTACagtgggggcaaataagtatttagtcaaccaccaactgtgcaagtgcttctacttgaaaagattagagatgcctgtaattgtcaacatgggtaaacctcaaccatgagagacagaatgaggaaaaaaattagagtggaaaataacaatttggtcacctaaaaacaggcaggatttctggctgtcaaagaggtctaacttcttctaacgaagtctaacgaggctccactcgttacctgtattcatggcccctgttttaactcattatcggtataaaaacacctgtccacaaactcagtcagtcacactccaaactccactatggccaagaccaaagagctgtcgcaggacatcagagacaaaattgtagacctgcaccaggctgggaagactgaatctgcaataggtaaaatgcttggtgtaaagaaatcaactgtgggagcaattattagaaaatggaagacatacaagaccactgataatctccctcgatctggggctctagcaagatctcaccccgtggcgtcaaaatgataacaagaacggtgagcaaaaatcccagaaccacacggggggacctagtgaatgacctacagagagctgggaccacagtaacaaaggctactatcagtaacacaatgcggtccagggactcaaatcccgcactgccagacgtgtccccctgctaaagaaaggacacgtccaggcccgtctgcggttcgctagagcgcatttggatgatcaggaagaggactgggagaatgtgttaaggtcagatgaaaccaaaatagaacttattggtagaaacacaggttgtcgtgtttggaggagaaagaatactgaattgcatacgaagaacaccatacccactgtgaagcacgggggtgaaaacatcatgctttggtgctgtttttctgcaaagggaccaggacgactgatctgtgtaaaggaaagaatgaatggggccatgtatcgagagattttgagtgaaagtctccttccatcagcaagcgcattgaagatgagacgtggctgggtctttcagcatgggcaacacacagccagggcaacaaaggagtggcttcgtaagaggcatttcaaggtcctggagtggcctagccagtctccagatctcaactccatagaaaatctgtagagggaactgaaagtccgttttgcccaacgacagccccaaaacatcactgctctagaggagatctgcatggaggaaagggtcaaaataccagcaacattgtgtgaaaagcttgtgaagagttacagaaaacgtttagcctcctttactgctaacaaagggtacataacaaagtattgagatgaacttctggtattgaccaaatacttgttttccaccatgatttgcaattttttatatatttttaaatcaaacaatgtgattttctgggggggggttcccacattctgtctctcgtggttgaggtttacccatgttgacaattacaggcctctctgatattttcaagtggaagaacttgcacaattagtggttgactaaatacttatttgccccactgtatgtaaaagtAAATAGGATTTCACTAGCTTGAAATGAATGAGTGTTTACCTTTTGGTTGTGATCTTCCTGCCATTGATGATCTTGGTGGAAGTTGACACAGAACGAAAGTTCCCCATACCtcctcccccacctcccccaaaGGAGCTGCTGGAGAAAGAAGTGAAGCCGCCGCCGCCTCCTAGACTGCCCATTGTCGTCATATGGCCCATATGACCCATGTGACCCATGGTGCTCATGGTGCCAAACGAACCAAAGCcttgacaaaaaaacacaacaaacaaCTCAACTAAAAACAGAATTCTAcagctgtaattttttttatacctgGATCAAAAGGTGAGAAGCCAGCACCAAAAGGAGGAAAACCTACAAAGCCCCCCAAAAATGAGCCCCCTGTCCGGCTTCGACTAGCCCGACTTGAGTGCCGTCGGCCATTGCCAAAAAAAGGATCATCATTAAACAGATCCGTACCTAGAAGAAAATTGAGACAGTAAGCAAAGATCTTTGAAGTCAACCATTTTTGAGGAAAAGAAATGAACTTGCCAAAAAAGTCTGCAAATGGGTCCCTGCCTCCAAAGAATTCCCTAAACACATCTTCAGGGTTACGGAATGTGAATGGTTCTTGGAAATGATCTCCATTATGGAAGTGGTTGCCtaaaaacaaatggttcaaatgtTTGTTACACATTTTAAAGAATACAGATCATATCTAAAAACTACTGCGTACATGAAAAGTGCCGTTtctgaaaaaattacgtatatagcAATTTTCCCTCAGTCATGCGTGTTATATTCCAGACCACTCTTCGTCATATTCGTACATATACTTACAAATGCTAACTAACTAATCTCACAATAGCTATAATCACAACCAAAgatgaacataaaaaaaaaaacattagtgttAAGAACAGGATAGTAACATTCAATAATATTTAGCAAAAAGTGGGGTTATCTGGAATACCTTCCGTTTTAATTATTCTTTTTGGTCAAATTCACAAAGTGTCATTACACTGTCACCACCTAGTTATTAATATTCGACTAATACCTAATATAAATATGGGCGGGGGGGGAATTACACCTATATGACAATGTATATTTAAAAGCTATAAAGAGGGCCTGCGAATTGTAAACACACATTTCACTGTATATACGGTCATATTAGACCACCCATGTTTCTTCAGGTTCTAAAACAGCGACGGTTTCGTACTGCCTGTTAGTTATGATAcagtataaaaaattaaaaacaaaaaaattaagataaAGAAAAACTACCACATCTTTAGAGATATGCTGATAACACAATAAGCAATATTCGTATGTCTAGTATAAGTTCAGAAATGAAGTGTCAAACTTTTAAAAGGCACAATTTAAATAACTGACTTCAGAGAGACTTACTGCAGCTTGCTTTTTCTTAAAGCTTTTGTCTGGGTTATCATAATATCATATCATTTCACCGTTGTGTAAAAAAATCAGAATACCTCTCCCTCGAGCGCCTCCTGTTAGTCCTTCTTTGCCGTAAAGATCATATGTGCTCCTCTTGTTAACTAATAGAAAACAACACAGTTCACCATTTAGAAAACAATTACCATTAAAATCCACACAAATCTTAATAACAATAAGCAAATCTACCAATGTACACATTGGCATGTTTCAAGTGACATTACAAACCATCAGAAAGGACTTCATATGCCTCCGACAGCTCCTTGAATTTCTTCTCAGCCTCTTCTTTGTTTTCTGGATTTTTATCAGGGTGCCATCTCAGCGCCAGTTTTCTATACCTGCAAAATTTCAGAGCGAAAATGAGAGAATGTTACCAGGATAGCTCTACAATTTCATCGGTCTTTGCAGGGGATGTCATGGTCCAAGAAAATAAGTTCAAATGAACTACCAACACCCTGCTAAAAGTATCACACAGATATCTTAACTGTAGCTATCAGTCTTATGACAGGCTGTGAAAACAAGAACCGATTGTCGCAGAAGTGTCTTTCTGCAAATAACCCCAAACATCCTAACGTTTTCAGAACATAATGATACATCATGACACAATCATATGTTTAGGAACACATTGGAGCCGAGGCTAAATAATCTTAATTGTTGTCTTGAAGACCAGGTGCATTTAGGGAATACCCTGGGCTTTCACAGGATTCCACCAACTGTTTTACATTGCCCACTACAGGATCAGAGAAGTGCTGAGTGGGACATTATTAGACAAACATATTTTGGAGATATAAAGCTGCTGGGCTCGGAGCAGGGACAGCTAGCTCCCTCGCTCGCtgtgtttgtttacaggtgc
The DNA window shown above is from Corythoichthys intestinalis isolate RoL2023-P3 chromosome 14, ASM3026506v1, whole genome shotgun sequence and carries:
- the dnajb6a gene encoding dnaJ homolog subfamily B member 6a; this translates as MVDYYQILGVRRDASADDIKKSYRKLALRWHPDKNPENKEEAEKKFKELSEAYEVLSDVNKRSTYDLYGKEGLTGGARGRGNHFHNGDHFQEPFTFRNPEDVFREFFGGRDPFADFFGTDLFNDDPFFGNGRRHSSRASRSRTGGSFLGGFVGFPPFGAGFSPFDPGFGSFGTMSTMGHMGHMGHMTTMGSLGGGGGFTSFSSSSFGGGGGGGMGNFRSVSTSTKIINGRKITTKRIVENGQERVEVEEDGQLRSLTINGKEQLLRLEHK